In Methanosarcina barkeri MS, a single window of DNA contains:
- a CDS encoding response regulator produces the protein MARIMIVDDAEFMRMIIKDILLMHGHEVVAEVNDGEEAIQIYFEVKPDIVLMDIIMPDMDGKEALKKLLIMDPEAKIVMCSSIGQQALITESMKIGAMGFIVKPFEPDGMLDVIRKIAEPN, from the coding sequence ATGGCCAGAATTATGATCGTGGACGATGCCGAATTTATGCGGATGATTATTAAAGATATTCTTCTGATGCACGGACATGAAGTTGTTGCTGAAGTTAATGATGGGGAAGAAGCAATTCAAATTTATTTTGAAGTAAAGCCAGATATTGTGTTAATGGATATAATTATGCCAGATATGGATGGAAAAGAGGCATTGAAAAAACTTCTTATTATGGATCCTGAGGCAAAAATAGTAATGTGCTCCTCCATTGGTCAACAGGCCCTCATAACCGAATCAATGAAGATAGGAGCTATGGGCTTTATAGTAAAGCCTTTTGAGCCTGATGGAATGCTCGATGTAATAAGAAAAATTGCTGAACCTAATTAG
- a CDS encoding chemotaxis protein CheA: MDMSKYMGIFRAESEKNIKELSDSLLVLENNPENTEHMNTLFRAAHTFKGMSATMGFKQIVELTHEMESLIDRLRTRQIVLNSSLIDVLLVCVDTLEGLVENICESEGDKPEKGKKVTANKCEFYPDVYEVIKTLREVNDSSEKVSIQRIENKLLPAKKKTTKEIYQPEKEEKTPVYPKSSPKVKIVQNPRISTEQLDKLMNLVGELVINRSRINELTRNLKSKELEVALSDFHKLTRELQDEVIEARMVPLDHITYIYPRMIRDLARIQNKKIDFIIKGKELKLDRTILEEIGDSLVHLLRNAVDHGIEIPEKRVELGKKENGAILITASRQENFVLIRIEDDGFGIDTNEIRKIALKKGIISRESAEQLQEEEAMQLIFTPGLSTSDNVTDISGRGIGMDVVKNRVERLGGSVKVESKPGLGSSFELKLPLTVAVYQAILVRVGKEKYAIPFTSIVKNIEFSSQEIKHIKGREVILIDNKILPLFRLRRQFQLPDDDDENNIFVVLVEKHGQYIGIVVDELLGKQEVIVKSFKSKLLGNTRGFAGATILGDGNVILIIDVNSLI; this comes from the coding sequence ATGGATATGTCAAAATATATGGGCATTTTCAGGGCAGAGTCAGAGAAAAACATTAAAGAGTTGAGCGATTCCCTACTGGTACTTGAGAATAATCCTGAAAATACGGAACATATGAATACGTTATTTCGTGCAGCTCATACATTCAAAGGCATGTCTGCAACTATGGGGTTCAAACAAATTGTAGAGTTAACGCATGAAATGGAAAGTTTGATAGACAGGCTGCGCACGCGGCAAATTGTACTTAATTCTTCTTTGATTGATGTTCTCCTGGTATGTGTGGATACCCTTGAAGGGCTTGTAGAAAATATCTGTGAAAGTGAAGGAGATAAGCCCGAAAAAGGAAAAAAAGTGACAGCTAATAAATGCGAGTTCTATCCTGACGTCTACGAAGTGATAAAAACGTTAAGGGAAGTAAATGATTCTTCTGAAAAAGTCTCCATTCAAAGAATCGAAAATAAACTCCTACCTGCAAAGAAAAAAACGACAAAAGAAATCTATCAACCAGAGAAGGAAGAAAAAACCCCAGTTTATCCAAAATCGAGTCCTAAAGTGAAAATTGTTCAGAACCCAAGAATCAGTACCGAACAGCTCGATAAATTGATGAATCTCGTGGGCGAGCTCGTAATTAACCGAAGTAGAATAAATGAGCTTACACGCAACCTGAAATCCAAGGAGCTTGAGGTTGCACTCTCAGATTTTCATAAACTAACAAGAGAACTGCAAGACGAAGTGATAGAGGCAAGAATGGTACCTCTGGATCATATCACCTACATCTATCCCAGAATGATTAGAGATCTTGCACGCATACAAAACAAAAAAATCGATTTTATAATCAAAGGGAAAGAACTCAAGCTCGATAGAACTATTCTCGAAGAAATCGGGGATTCCCTAGTGCACCTGTTAAGAAATGCAGTAGATCACGGAATCGAAATTCCGGAGAAGCGTGTAGAACTTGGAAAAAAAGAGAATGGCGCTATACTGATTACAGCTTCAAGACAGGAAAATTTTGTCCTTATTAGAATAGAAGATGATGGATTTGGAATAGACACTAATGAAATCAGGAAAATTGCATTAAAGAAAGGAATTATTTCAAGAGAAAGTGCGGAGCAGCTTCAGGAAGAGGAAGCAATGCAGCTGATCTTTACTCCAGGTCTCAGTACTTCTGACAATGTTACCGACATCTCCGGAAGAGGAATAGGAATGGATGTTGTAAAAAACAGAGTTGAGCGCCTTGGAGGATCCGTAAAAGTCGAATCAAAGCCTGGACTGGGTTCCAGTTTCGAATTGAAACTACCTTTAACCGTTGCGGTTTATCAGGCCATACTGGTAAGAGTTGGAAAGGAAAAATACGCAATTCCCTTCACAAGCATAGTGAAAAACATTGAATTTAGCTCGCAGGAAATCAAGCATATTAAAGGACGGGAAGTCATTTTAATAGACAATAAAATTCTTCCACTTTTTAGATTGAGAAGGCAGTTTCAGCTACCTGATGATGACGACGAGAACAATATTTTCGTAGTTCTGGTTGAAAAACACGGGCAATATATTGGAATAGTCGTGGATGAACTGCTTGGAAAACAGGAAGTAATAGTAAAAAGCTTCAAAAGCAAGCTTCTTGGCAATACCAGAGGATTTGCAGGAGCAACAATTCTGGGCGACGGAAACGTTATTTTAATTATCGATGTCAACTCCCTGATTTGA
- a CDS encoding metal ABC transporter permease, with amino-acid sequence MFNFLQYTFIQNALAAAVLASIACGIIGVYVVVKKIVFISGGIAHASFGGVGLGYYLGINPMFGVLPFSLLSALVMGTVSKRSKIPEDSAIGILWSLGMALGIIFVYLTPGYAPDLMTYLFGNILTVPRSDLYFMLALDVVIVGAVYLLYKEFLALCFDEEFTTVQGLPTEKLYLFLLCIIALTIVVLIKVVGIILVIALLTIPASLSRKFTHNLKRMMLISMVFGTIISVTGIGLSYALDVPSGATIILVLSLVYGVVAFGMEMLENRRSSRA; translated from the coding sequence ATGTTTAATTTTCTGCAATATACCTTTATCCAGAATGCTCTTGCAGCCGCAGTTCTTGCAAGTATAGCCTGCGGGATTATAGGAGTCTATGTTGTCGTCAAAAAAATAGTCTTCATAAGTGGGGGAATAGCTCATGCTTCCTTTGGAGGTGTTGGGCTGGGCTATTACCTCGGAATTAACCCTATGTTCGGAGTTCTTCCCTTCAGCTTGCTTTCGGCTCTTGTCATGGGAACAGTGAGCAAGAGGTCTAAAATCCCCGAAGACAGTGCTATAGGCATACTCTGGTCTCTTGGAATGGCGCTCGGAATAATTTTTGTCTATTTAACTCCTGGATATGCTCCTGATCTTATGACCTATCTATTTGGAAATATTCTAACAGTACCCCGCTCCGACCTTTACTTTATGTTAGCTCTTGATGTAGTAATAGTAGGTGCAGTTTACTTACTTTATAAGGAATTCCTTGCCCTTTGTTTTGATGAAGAATTCACAACCGTGCAGGGCCTTCCTACTGAGAAGCTTTACCTTTTCCTGCTCTGCATAATTGCTCTAACAATTGTGGTGCTTATTAAGGTCGTGGGTATTATCCTTGTAATTGCTCTTCTCACCATTCCTGCTTCCCTGAGCCGTAAATTCACCCATAACCTGAAGCGTATGATGCTGATTTCCATGGTCTTTGGAACTATAATCAGCGTTACAGGAATAGGTCTTTCATATGCTCTGGATGTCCCATCCGGTGCGACTATTATTCTCGTACTGAGCCTTGTATATGGGGTTGTGGCTTTCGGAATGGAAATGCTTGAGAATAGAAGAAGTTCAAGGGCTTAA
- a CDS encoding metal ABC transporter ATP-binding protein, which translates to METVIELKDVWVRYGTQTILEAINFELKEPNGLLGIIGPNGGGKTTFLKVLLGLLKPYKGSVKLFGKPPEKSRELVGYVPQYKGFDFDFPISVWEVVLTGRMSHTGFRKKYREEDKKAAEEALRMVEMFQYKDRQIGQLSGGQRQRVFIARALATNPKLLLLDEPNSGLDPHMQDELYRLLNRLKQEMAVIMVTHDLSAVSIYVDKIACLNRTLHYHNSREIPVEDLEATYQCPVELIAHGIPHRVLSNHEENS; encoded by the coding sequence ATGGAGACGGTTATAGAACTGAAAGATGTCTGGGTTCGTTATGGAACTCAGACGATTCTTGAGGCAATCAATTTTGAGTTAAAAGAGCCTAATGGACTGCTTGGGATTATCGGACCTAATGGGGGAGGAAAGACCACATTTCTAAAAGTGCTCCTTGGACTTTTGAAACCTTATAAGGGCAGTGTAAAGCTCTTTGGGAAACCACCCGAAAAGAGCAGAGAGCTTGTAGGCTATGTTCCTCAATACAAAGGTTTCGATTTTGACTTTCCTATAAGTGTCTGGGAAGTAGTTCTCACAGGCAGGATGAGCCATACGGGTTTTCGGAAAAAGTATAGAGAAGAAGACAAAAAGGCTGCAGAAGAAGCCCTGAGGATGGTAGAAATGTTCCAGTACAAGGACCGTCAGATTGGGCAGCTTTCTGGTGGGCAGCGGCAGAGAGTCTTTATTGCGAGAGCTCTTGCCACAAACCCCAAACTTTTGCTTCTTGACGAACCAAATTCCGGGCTTGATCCGCATATGCAGGATGAACTCTACCGCCTGCTGAACAGGCTCAAGCAGGAGATGGCAGTCATCATGGTTACTCACGACCTCAGCGCGGTTTCTATTTATGTCGACAAAATAGCCTGCTTAAACCGTACTCTCCATTACCATAACTCCAGAGAAATCCCGGTTGAAGATCTTGAAGCTACCTACCAGTGTCCTGTTGAACTGATTGCTCATGGAATACCTCACAGGGTTTTGAGTAACCATGAGGAAAACTCCTGA
- a CDS encoding CheR family methyltransferase: MGNGPIRKANDSEINKKTNKEINTCQNLEKDLGFELLKRNISGNTGFNCEYYKEAHFRRRINVRVRATNSESYGAYLKLLKEDPQEYEFLLDALTVNVSEFFRNPETFRIIEKEVIPSLVKNRSGLFIRSIRIWSAGCAAGEEAYSLAILLHRILKNDFNKYRIKIIGTDIDTQSLEKAKKGIYNENSLKNLDSGTKERYFLKQGDNYQVIDDFKNITQFKRHDLISDQRIDHFDIIVCRNVMIYFKKGIQEQLQLNFYKALGKGGFFIIGKSETLLGNASSLFRPYNTRERLYIKEI, from the coding sequence ATGGGTAACGGTCCAATTAGAAAGGCAAATGATAGTGAAATAAATAAAAAAACAAATAAAGAGATAAATACATGTCAAAATCTGGAAAAAGATCTGGGCTTTGAACTGTTAAAAAGAAATATTAGTGGAAACACCGGCTTTAACTGTGAATATTATAAGGAAGCCCATTTCAGGCGTAGAATTAACGTGCGCGTTCGAGCCACCAATTCTGAGAGTTATGGAGCATATCTGAAACTTTTAAAGGAAGATCCGCAAGAGTACGAATTTCTTCTTGACGCTCTTACTGTAAATGTCAGTGAGTTTTTCCGAAATCCCGAAACCTTCAGAATAATCGAAAAAGAGGTTATTCCTTCTCTTGTTAAAAACAGATCAGGGCTATTTATCCGATCAATTCGCATCTGGAGTGCCGGTTGTGCAGCAGGGGAAGAGGCCTATTCCCTTGCTATCCTGCTACACAGGATCCTGAAAAACGACTTTAATAAGTATAGAATAAAAATTATAGGTACGGATATTGATACTCAAAGTCTGGAAAAAGCCAAAAAAGGTATTTACAATGAAAACTCACTTAAAAATCTTGATTCAGGCACAAAAGAACGTTATTTCTTGAAACAGGGAGATAATTACCAGGTAATAGACGATTTTAAGAATATAACTCAATTTAAACGTCACGATTTGATTTCAGACCAGAGAATCGATCATTTTGATATTATTGTCTGCCGAAATGTAATGATATATTTTAAAAAAGGAATTCAGGAACAATTACAGCTTAATTTCTACAAGGCTCTTGGAAAAGGAGGATTTTTTATAATAGGAAAGTCCGAAACACTGCTTGGGAATGCATCAAGTCTCTTTAGACCTTACAATACAAGAGAGCGCCTGTACATAAAGGAAATATAA
- a CDS encoding chemotaxis protein CheW: MFEETLDEGSGFSEESLRLVTFELSGEEFGVDIMQVSEVIPVPRITRIPQTPECVKGLINLRGKILVVIDLNKRLDFRSKETDSLSRIIIVEVKDTILGMLVNSVKEVMNLPLSSIQPPPEMIKSKINAEYLVGVGKVGNRLLILLNLARVLGEEEIEELSGLSSPDEDVSTE, translated from the coding sequence ATGTTTGAAGAAACATTAGATGAAGGTTCAGGATTTTCGGAAGAAAGTCTTCGCTTAGTGACCTTTGAGCTTTCAGGTGAAGAGTTCGGAGTAGATATTATGCAGGTCTCCGAAGTTATTCCGGTTCCGAGGATCACCCGAATTCCTCAGACTCCGGAATGCGTAAAAGGACTCATTAACCTGCGGGGAAAGATCCTCGTAGTGATAGACCTTAACAAGCGGCTTGATTTCAGATCAAAAGAGACTGACAGCCTGTCCAGAATTATCATAGTGGAGGTTAAAGATACAATTCTTGGAATGCTTGTAAATTCCGTAAAGGAGGTCATGAACCTGCCACTTTCCTCAATTCAGCCACCTCCTGAGATGATCAAATCGAAAATCAATGCGGAATACCTGGTAGGCGTTGGAAAAGTAGGGAACAGGCTTCTTATTCTACTAAATCTTGCAAGAGTACTCGGAGAAGAAGAAATTGAAGAGCTCAGTGGACTATCCTCTCCTGATGAGGATGTTTCAACTGAGTAA
- a CDS encoding metal ABC transporter solute-binding protein, Zn/Mn family, whose translation MNLKILPLLVLLTVGLSLFASGCTGPGDSQTNESTGQEAEVAGSNQPITVAVSVLPQAEFVEKVGGDKVKTVVIIPPGADPHTYEPSPKEIENVSKASMYVTVGIDMPFEEVWINRFESINSGTLIVNSSNGIKLRELAAHDHHDGEGAEEHAGESEADHEETELDPHIWTSPSNAKIMVENIYEGLAKIDPENKTYYAQNRDAYLKELNALDARIREKLEGKTERNFIVYHPAWGYFAVDYNLTMIPVEIEGKEPSAQDLAELVDLAKEKNVKIIFIQPQTSTQSAQAVAEEIGGEVVAVDPLAKDYIANMDNVSDIFARNLV comes from the coding sequence ATGAATCTGAAAATTCTACCTTTATTGGTGCTCTTGACTGTTGGCCTGAGCCTTTTTGCTAGTGGCTGTACAGGTCCAGGTGACTCCCAAACTAATGAGAGTACAGGACAGGAAGCTGAAGTAGCAGGATCTAATCAGCCTATAACCGTAGCTGTAAGTGTGCTTCCTCAGGCTGAGTTTGTAGAGAAAGTGGGGGGAGACAAAGTAAAAACTGTTGTCATAATCCCTCCTGGAGCAGACCCACACACCTATGAACCTTCTCCAAAAGAAATAGAAAATGTGAGTAAAGCCAGTATGTATGTTACAGTCGGCATCGATATGCCCTTTGAGGAAGTCTGGATTAACAGGTTCGAATCTATTAACAGTGGAACTCTTATTGTAAACTCTTCTAATGGAATCAAGCTCAGGGAACTTGCTGCTCACGATCATCACGATGGGGAGGGAGCAGAGGAACATGCAGGAGAATCTGAAGCTGACCATGAAGAAACTGAATTGGACCCCCATATATGGACATCTCCTTCAAATGCAAAAATAATGGTCGAGAACATTTATGAAGGACTTGCCAAAATAGATCCTGAAAACAAGACTTACTATGCTCAGAACAGAGATGCCTATCTTAAGGAGCTGAATGCTCTGGATGCAAGGATTCGCGAAAAGCTTGAGGGGAAAACGGAAAGAAACTTCATTGTTTATCATCCTGCCTGGGGCTATTTTGCGGTGGATTACAATCTCACTATGATTCCAGTTGAGATCGAAGGAAAAGAGCCGAGTGCTCAGGATCTGGCGGAGCTTGTAGATCTTGCAAAGGAAAAGAACGTTAAAATAATCTTTATCCAGCCCCAGACAAGTACGCAGAGTGCACAAGCCGTAGCTGAAGAGATAGGTGGTGAGGTTGTAGCTGTAGACCCGCTTGCAAAGGATTACATCGCAAATATGGATAACGTATCTGATATTTTTGCCAGAAACCTTGTATGA
- a CDS encoding response regulator, whose protein sequence is MPEILIVEDNLLNLTVEADLLKSFGHEPKKAKNGFEALEILNEAKIDLILLDMELPKMHGLELLQKIKLNPETRSIKVVAVTGYSDPECKEKFLKAGCYAVLAKPINFGDFGSQVEYFLTITDS, encoded by the coding sequence GTGCCTGAAATCCTTATTGTTGAAGATAATTTACTTAATCTGACCGTTGAAGCAGACTTACTCAAGTCCTTTGGACATGAGCCAAAAAAGGCGAAAAATGGTTTTGAAGCTCTCGAAATTCTCAATGAAGCAAAAATTGACCTGATATTGCTTGATATGGAGCTTCCGAAAATGCACGGCCTTGAATTGCTTCAAAAAATCAAACTTAACCCTGAAACTCGGAGTATAAAGGTAGTTGCAGTCACAGGTTACTCTGATCCTGAATGTAAAGAAAAGTTCCTTAAAGCCGGATGCTATGCTGTTCTTGCCAAACCTATAAACTTTGGCGACTTTGGCTCACAGGTCGAGTATTTTCTTACAATAACTGACTCTTGA
- a CDS encoding response regulator: protein MLSQDPNLRVVGTVFNGKDSFEKIKKLVYDVVLLDNVMPILDGLKTLARIINECPNPVVMISALGKRAEEITLTAFEYRAVNVIQKPEGILSQNMPDMAEEICRKICAAVKAKTEVRTK from the coding sequence ATTCTCAGTCAAGACCCAAATCTCAGAGTAGTAGGAACGGTATTCAATGGAAAGGACAGTTTTGAGAAAATTAAAAAGTTGGTGTATGATGTCGTTCTTCTAGACAATGTTATGCCTATTCTTGACGGCCTTAAGACTCTCGCTCGGATTATAAATGAGTGTCCGAATCCTGTTGTGATGATTTCAGCCCTTGGAAAAAGAGCTGAGGAAATTACACTTACAGCCTTTGAATACAGAGCAGTGAATGTAATCCAGAAGCCTGAAGGGATTCTTAGTCAGAACATGCCAGATATGGCAGAAGAAATTTGCAGAAAAATCTGTGCAGCTGTAAAAGCCAAAACAGAAGTACGGACTAAATAA
- a CDS encoding methyl-accepting chemotaxis protein, producing MYKNTKIGHLVVGFALLLVLIFFVGYTSYQGMNDIEKKSRAIQNMTSIVDNMQGALQAQESYVIYGDPVYKNETYNHLALVPSQAAISKEIYLGYLDPVNQDHMDSILKTSDEFDETFNSYVKAEDEEVALRADIVSNGDLILQKADEIYQDQMLQYHQYAGNGSSGEVLQQKLSNAQEAQKISILAMEAQNEYQNYIITPENQYAENFSQRTENITEVTTNLKTQTGATENLERGNIIITRARQIQNDFNRLKILKEEKAVEVKKMENIAAQVKKDAEAASNDQKEKLNTLIIDSINKIFLVTFLSILVGVLLVFVILNVYRKPIYELLKAADRISGGDLSVEIKGNSRSEISQLSQAFKSMVENLRSLIKGIQEISVHLSTLSEEMSASSEEVASASRKISDTATEISDGTEVQSTKIVDITRAMQDMTHNIQEIAENTQKVSKNTNLVNNTINDIGNASRELLVKMDHICFSVDETKEVITELDSKSQQINEIVTLITRIADQTNMLALNAAIEAARAGEHGRGFSVVADEVRKLADESGRAANNISSLIDEIRGSISETVESIEASKKDVQAGSLSVNNAVEMVSGIVTTINEITNMVEDVAAATEEQSASIEEITSTLEDISSISEQSAAGTQETAAALEEQSASMSELANMASDLSLLGERMKKATEKFKLGNLKEGSENKSS from the coding sequence ATGTATAAAAACACAAAAATAGGGCATCTAGTGGTAGGCTTTGCTCTTCTTCTTGTTTTGATTTTTTTTGTTGGGTACACAAGCTATCAAGGTATGAACGATATTGAAAAAAAGAGCCGAGCCATTCAAAACATGACCTCCATCGTGGATAACATGCAAGGGGCTCTGCAAGCCCAGGAAAGTTATGTTATTTATGGCGACCCGGTTTATAAGAACGAGACTTATAACCATCTTGCTCTTGTGCCCTCCCAGGCAGCTATCTCTAAAGAAATATATCTTGGCTACCTTGATCCTGTAAACCAAGATCATATGGACTCTATCCTGAAAACGTCCGACGAATTTGATGAAACTTTTAACAGCTACGTTAAAGCAGAAGACGAAGAGGTGGCCCTTAGAGCCGACATCGTCTCAAACGGTGATCTTATTTTGCAAAAAGCAGATGAGATTTATCAAGATCAGATGCTTCAATATCACCAATATGCAGGAAATGGTTCTTCAGGTGAAGTTCTCCAGCAAAAGTTATCCAATGCTCAGGAAGCCCAGAAAATCAGCATACTTGCAATGGAAGCTCAAAACGAATACCAGAATTATATAATTACTCCCGAAAATCAATATGCGGAAAATTTCAGCCAACGAACGGAAAATATAACTGAAGTTACTACTAATCTGAAAACGCAGACGGGGGCAACTGAAAATCTTGAACGTGGAAATATAATAATTACTAGAGCTCGACAGATCCAGAATGATTTTAATCGCCTGAAAATTCTTAAAGAGGAAAAGGCGGTTGAAGTAAAAAAAATGGAAAACATAGCCGCACAGGTTAAAAAAGATGCTGAAGCTGCCAGTAACGATCAGAAAGAGAAACTTAACACCCTGATAATAGATTCTATAAATAAGATCTTTCTCGTTACTTTTCTTTCAATACTTGTCGGGGTTTTACTTGTTTTTGTTATTCTTAATGTTTATAGAAAACCCATATATGAATTACTTAAAGCCGCAGACAGAATCTCTGGAGGGGATCTGAGTGTTGAGATTAAAGGAAACTCGAGAAGTGAAATCTCTCAACTCTCACAAGCTTTTAAATCGATGGTTGAAAACCTTCGTAGCCTGATAAAAGGAATTCAGGAAATTTCGGTTCACCTTTCTACACTTTCAGAAGAAATGTCTGCTTCTTCTGAGGAAGTGGCTTCAGCTTCAAGGAAAATTTCTGACACTGCAACTGAAATCTCAGATGGGACCGAAGTGCAGAGTACAAAAATAGTGGATATAACTCGTGCAATGCAGGACATGACACACAATATCCAGGAAATTGCGGAGAATACCCAGAAAGTTTCTAAAAATACTAATCTTGTCAATAACACTATCAATGACATTGGAAATGCCTCAAGAGAACTCTTGGTAAAAATGGACCATATTTGCTTCTCTGTTGATGAAACTAAGGAAGTGATAACGGAGCTTGACTCCAAGTCTCAACAAATCAATGAAATTGTAACTCTTATTACCAGGATTGCCGACCAGACAAATATGCTTGCGCTGAATGCTGCAATTGAGGCTGCCCGGGCTGGTGAGCACGGCAGGGGTTTTTCTGTTGTAGCCGATGAGGTCCGAAAACTTGCCGACGAATCCGGCCGTGCTGCTAATAACATTTCTAGTCTAATTGATGAAATAAGAGGCAGTATCAGTGAAACCGTGGAAAGTATAGAGGCCAGTAAAAAAGATGTGCAGGCTGGTTCGCTATCTGTTAATAACGCAGTTGAAATGGTTTCAGGGATTGTAACTACAATCAATGAAATTACAAATATGGTAGAAGATGTTGCAGCTGCTACAGAAGAGCAGTCCGCATCCATTGAAGAAATCACTTCCACTCTGGAGGATATTTCCTCAATTTCGGAGCAGTCCGCTGCAGGAACCCAGGAAACTGCTGCAGCTCTCGAAGAGCAGAGTGCTTCAATGTCAGAACTTGCCAACATGGCTAGTGACCTTTCCTTACTCGGGGAAAGAATGAAAAAAGCTACGGAAAAATTCAAACTTGGTAACTTAAAAGAAGGGTCAGAAAATAAGTCAAGTTAA
- a CDS encoding metal-dependent transcriptional regulator, with product MNEQSYPEFTGLELSPRKVDYLKFILEKGGTVKTTEISSGLQVDPSTTTKTLNELASAGYLNHVPYRGVNLTELGKAYTQFLIRRHRILSLLLTHYGLSSEEACSEVSRFEAFVSRDAINKICSSMGHPMFGVCGKISHENVCMKEIAIEHLTKY from the coding sequence ATGAATGAGCAAAGTTATCCTGAATTTACAGGCCTTGAACTCTCTCCGAGAAAGGTAGATTATCTCAAGTTCATTCTTGAAAAAGGAGGTACTGTAAAAACTACAGAGATCTCTTCAGGTCTGCAGGTAGACCCTTCAACCACAACCAAGACCTTAAATGAGCTTGCAAGTGCAGGCTACCTGAATCATGTTCCTTATAGGGGTGTGAATCTGACGGAACTGGGTAAGGCATATACGCAATTTCTTATTCGAAGGCACAGGATCCTCAGTCTTCTTCTAACCCATTACGGCCTTTCTTCGGAGGAAGCATGTAGTGAAGTTTCGCGTTTTGAGGCTTTCGTCTCAAGGGATGCTATAAATAAAATCTGCAGCTCAATGGGTCATCCAATGTTTGGAGTATGCGGAAAAATCAGCCATGAAAATGTCTGTATGAAGGAAATAGCTATTGAACATCTAACGAAATACTAA
- a CDS encoding chemotaxis protein CheD, whose product MSKPGGFFKTTNSGVIVVGIGACALTKSPIKIKTFGLGSCLSITLYDRQERIGGLVHTMLPSISDEKIKDNPLKYTDSGIEYLAAEILRKGSSRKRLEAKLVGGAHMFENRNLNIGKRNIKCAKITLEKFEIPIIAEDTGKNYGRTVTLDTSTGDILIRTILRKDKII is encoded by the coding sequence ATTTCTAAACCAGGAGGGTTCTTCAAGACGACTAACTCAGGCGTAATTGTAGTGGGAATAGGAGCCTGTGCATTGACCAAGAGTCCAATTAAAATTAAAACCTTCGGATTGGGCTCATGTTTAAGCATAACACTCTATGATAGGCAGGAGAGAATAGGTGGGCTTGTCCATACGATGCTTCCGAGTATAAGTGATGAAAAAATAAAAGACAACCCTTTAAAATATACTGATTCCGGTATAGAGTACCTTGCAGCTGAGATACTAAGAAAAGGCTCATCCAGAAAAAGGCTTGAAGCAAAACTTGTCGGGGGAGCACATATGTTTGAAAATCGGAACCTGAACATAGGGAAAAGAAATATAAAATGTGCCAAAATCACCCTGGAAAAGTTTGAAATACCAATTATAGCCGAGGATACCGGCAAAAATTATGGACGTACAGTAACTCTTGATACTTCTACTGGCGATATCCTAATAAGGACTATTTTGAGAAAAGATAAGATAATATAA
- a CDS encoding GntT/GntP/DsdX family permease, giving the protein MFSLEIDCLNSPGDFHILAYVIFIPIAKELAARLDNPSISTATVLALGAVASFNLVYPSPVVISAAEELSANVDRLFILGILNAVSTSIASYLYSKNLNKFGTVDLSNRVKAKIVEVQERDSGIYTSPAERSRRLEAYSPIFFPLLLILFQTGFEHAHPVLTFLGNPNIALLIRVLLHLFWKKARISLTEGID; this is encoded by the coding sequence TTGTTTTCTCTTGAAATAGACTGCTTAAACTCGCCGGGCGACTTTCATATTCTTGCCTATGTTATCTTCATTCCAATAGCTAAAGAGTTGGCTGCCAGGCTCGATAACCCCTCTATTTCCACTGCAACAGTCCTTGCACTCGGAGCTGTTGCCTCGTTTAACCTTGTCTATCCTTCACCTGTAGTAATCTCGGCAGCAGAAGAATTATCGGCTAACGTGGACAGGCTTTTTATTCTGGGAATTCTTAACGCAGTTTCCACTTCCATTGCAAGTTACCTTTATTCCAAAAATCTGAATAAGTTTGGAACTGTCGATCTTTCGAACAGAGTAAAGGCAAAGATAGTTGAGGTTCAGGAAAGAGATTCAGGGATATATACAAGCCCTGCCGAAAGGTCCCGAAGGCTTGAGGCTTACTCTCCAATCTTTTTCCCTTTACTTCTTATTCTCTTTCAGACAGGCTTTGAACACGCTCATCCTGTACTCACCTTTCTGGGAAACCCGAATATTGCACTTCTTATAAGAGTCCTTCTCCATCTTTTCTGGAAGAAAGCTCGGATTTCTCTTACTGAAGGAATTGATTGA